One segment of Bacteroidia bacterium DNA contains the following:
- the cas1 gene encoding type II CRISPR-associated endonuclease Cas1 — MIKRTLYFGNPAYLSLNLKQLVVKLPEIEQDANMPEQVKKEAIASIPIEDIGLLILDHSRITLTQALMSELLENNVALITCNSTHHPCGMMLNLDGNTLQAKRFMAQIESSLPLKKQLWQQTVKQKINNQGILLEKQRQGDAQMLYNMAKQVRSGDPENFEGRAAAYYWQHIFGVESNFIRDREGNKPNTWLNYGYSILRACVARSLVGSGLLPTLGIHHRNQYNSYCLADDIMEPYRPFVDELICGLLHKFPKTEGELTTEIKKELLIIPAIDVEIDNNKSPLMVALQRTTAGLVKCFEGKANKIPYPAMNL; from the coding sequence ATGATTAAACGCACGCTCTATTTTGGTAATCCGGCTTATTTAAGTCTGAATCTTAAACAATTGGTTGTAAAACTGCCTGAGATTGAACAAGACGCGAATATGCCGGAGCAGGTTAAAAAAGAAGCGATTGCTTCAATTCCCATTGAAGACATCGGATTATTAATTTTAGACCATAGTCGTATCACATTGACACAAGCACTGATGAGTGAACTATTAGAAAACAATGTGGCATTAATTACCTGTAACTCAACCCACCACCCATGCGGCATGATGCTTAATTTAGACGGAAACACGCTGCAAGCAAAACGTTTTATGGCACAGATTGAAAGCTCGCTTCCGCTAAAGAAACAACTATGGCAACAAACCGTCAAACAAAAAATAAACAATCAAGGAATCTTGCTCGAAAAACAAAGGCAAGGGGATGCACAAATGCTGTATAACATGGCAAAACAAGTACGTAGTGGAGACCCTGAAAACTTTGAAGGCAGGGCGGCAGCCTACTATTGGCAACATATTTTCGGAGTCGAGTCAAATTTCATTCGAGATCGCGAAGGCAACAAACCGAATACTTGGCTGAACTATGGCTACTCTATCTTACGTGCTTGCGTGGCACGTTCATTGGTTGGAAGCGGACTCTTGCCAACATTGGGGATTCATCATCGCAATCAATACAACTCATATTGTCTGGCAGATGATATTATGGAACCTTATCGCCCATTTGTGGATGAACTGATTTGTGGACTTTTACACAAGTTCCCAAAAACTGAAGGTGAATTAACCACAGAAATCAAGAAAGAGTTGTTAATCATACCAGCAATAGATGTTGAAATTGATAATAACAAAAGCCCCTTAATGGTTGCGTTGCAAAGAACCACAGCCGGTTTAGTGAAATGTTTTGAGGGCAAAGCAAACAAAATCCCCTATCCAGCCATGAACCTCTGA
- a CDS encoding porin family protein produces the protein MKKVVLTFVAAISTCMVANAQTGKGSIMIGGGLNVNLAGKTVNKVTPPSGNATSTETKGNLNWNVSPTAGYFISDNIVVGLNLNVGSSFFGRVASIDGKKEETVNTVNLGAGVFSRYYKEVGNGLYLFGQVSVGYNSGTTQNRTPDILHPSDIIDGNKIKNNIIGVNITPGLTYFFSNNWGVDFSLNNIIGYTSMKSTSQTPNNNGSSSTSSSQFNIGLGLTPTLGVNYYFGK, from the coding sequence ATGAAAAAAGTAGTTTTAACTTTCGTAGCAGCAATCTCAACTTGTATGGTTGCCAATGCTCAGACCGGTAAAGGATCTATCATGATTGGCGGTGGATTAAACGTAAATTTAGCAGGCAAAACTGTAAACAAAGTTACCCCTCCCTCAGGCAATGCCACTTCAACCGAGACTAAAGGTAATTTAAATTGGAATGTTAGCCCAACCGCAGGCTATTTTATTAGCGACAATATTGTTGTAGGACTTAATTTAAATGTCGGCAGCAGTTTTTTTGGAAGGGTCGCTTCTATAGATGGAAAGAAAGAAGAAACAGTGAATACCGTTAACTTAGGTGCAGGCGTTTTTTCTAGATACTACAAAGAAGTAGGTAACGGACTTTATTTGTTTGGACAAGTTTCTGTAGGTTACAATTCAGGTACTACTCAAAACAGAACTCCGGATATTCTTCACCCTTCAGACATTATTGATGGAAACAAAATAAAGAACAACATCATTGGAGTGAATATTACTCCCGGATTAACTTACTTCTTTAGCAACAATTGGGGTGTTGACTTTTCATTAAACAATATTATTGGATATACTTCTATGAAGTCAACTTCTCAAACACCTAATAACAACGGTTCTAGTTCAACATCAAGCAGCCAATTCAACATTGGGCTTGGACTTACTCCTACTCTTGGCGTAAATTATTATTTCGGCAAATAA
- a CDS encoding transposase, with amino-acid sequence MLNFETYYHIFNHANGTDNLFVERKNHLFFLSKWNRHISPIAETLTWCLMPNHFHFLVKIRSKEEIKKILKGEVEVLLSNDIPNIEETSSNSTFPNQLQTFPKFRTLEKFKPVEKSNPIPTIDGKFLSKQFANLFSSYTQSFNKVYQRRGSLFLKNFKRKEIKDDDYLRAIILYIHLNPIKHNFTTDINDWEWTNNTGFYSRNTELAEHLFNNMENYKEQHSLKEKQFEEYVQIENELTL; translated from the coding sequence ATGCTTAATTTTGAGACATACTACCACATTTTCAACCATGCAAACGGAACGGATAATCTATTTGTTGAGAGAAAGAACCATCTGTTTTTCTTGAGCAAATGGAATCGGCATATCAGCCCCATAGCCGAGACCCTGACTTGGTGTCTGATGCCTAATCATTTTCATTTTTTAGTCAAAATCAGAAGCAAGGAGGAAATTAAAAAGATTTTAAAAGGGGAAGTAGAGGTACTGCTTAGTAACGATATACCAAATATAGAGGAAACTTCGTCAAACTCAACCTTCCCTAACCAACTCCAAACTTTTCCAAAGTTTAGAACTTTGGAAAAGTTTAAACCAGTTGAAAAGTCTAACCCCATCCCAACCATTGATGGAAAGTTTCTCAGCAAACAATTTGCTAATCTGTTTAGCAGTTACACCCAATCCTTTAATAAGGTTTATCAAAGACGCGGTTCTCTTTTTCTTAAAAATTTCAAACGGAAGGAAATCAAAGACGATGACTACCTCCGAGCAATTATTCTCTATATTCACCTCAACCCGATAAAACACAATTTCACTACTGATATAAACGATTGGGAATGGACGAACAACACCGGCTTTTACAGCCGTAACACCGAATTAGCTGAGCATTTGTTTAACAACATGGAAAACTATAAAGAACAGCACTCGCTAAAAGAAAAGCAGTTTGAAGAATACGTGCAAATTGAAAATGAATTAACTCTTTAG
- a CDS encoding c-type cytochrome: MKHKVLLSLLIILSFISFNVYAVVNQTKVKNENKYKNLKVLPQDISEEELKATMKFFNTSLGVKCSFCHVANPDNPKDLDFASDDNHKKLAARYMMKMTQEINDTHFKPFLGQDGNTIVPDHINCMTCHNGQQKPITTPAVPIPDVNNGK, from the coding sequence ATGAAACATAAAGTATTACTAAGTCTGTTGATTATTCTTTCTTTCATCTCCTTCAATGTGTATGCAGTTGTGAACCAAACCAAGGTGAAGAATGAGAATAAGTACAAAAATTTGAAAGTGCTTCCCCAAGATATTTCTGAAGAAGAACTCAAAGCAACCATGAAATTTTTTAATACTTCTTTGGGTGTTAAATGTAGCTTTTGCCATGTCGCCAATCCTGATAATCCTAAAGATTTAGACTTCGCAAGTGATGACAATCATAAAAAGCTGGCTGCACGTTATATGATGAAAATGACGCAGGAAATCAATGATACACACTTCAAGCCATTTCTCGGTCAAGATGGCAACACCATAGTTCCTGATCATATTAACTGTATGACTTGTCATAATGGACAGCAAAAACCAATTACTACTCCTGCGGTTCCTATACCTGATGTGAACAATGGTAAGTAA
- the cas2 gene encoding CRISPR-associated endonuclease Cas2, translating into MATQERLSAYRIMWVLVFFDLPTESKKDRKRYAEFRKKLLEDGYTMFQFSIYLRHCPSRENADVHIKRVKKSLPEFGHIGILCITDKQFGDIEIFNGTKAQENPHVVVQQLQMF; encoded by the coding sequence ATGGCTACACAAGAAAGATTAAGCGCATACAGAATTATGTGGGTATTAGTGTTTTTTGATTTACCGACAGAATCAAAAAAAGACAGAAAGCGATATGCCGAATTTCGCAAAAAGTTATTAGAAGACGGCTATACCATGTTTCAGTTCAGCATTTATCTTCGACACTGCCCGAGCAGAGAGAATGCGGATGTACACATAAAAAGGGTTAAAAAGAGCCTGCCGGAATTTGGACATATCGGCATACTCTGTATCACCGATAAACAATTTGGCGATATAGAAATTTTTAATGGCACAAAAGCACAAGAAAATCCACATGTAGTCGTACAGCAATTACAAATGTTTTAA
- a CDS encoding prolipoprotein diacylglyceryl transferase, whose amino-acid sequence MYPTLYDMFADLFGVHLPFLRVVQSFGFFVAISFLLAHYTMSLELKRKEKAGVLSGKKIKVIIGKPYAVSEYVLSGFLGFLLGFKLLPIFFFSSDMADPRSFLLSAEGNWLLGGLSAVAVVLYKKYEDKKQRKNPPVEQEVLERPYQIMGNMTVIAAVAGLIGAKLFHNLENWDHFVADPIGSLLSFSGLTFFGGLICGGAAVLWYANKKGVKPLHMLDVGGPAMMLAYASGRIGCHISGDGDWGIVNTAPMPAWLSWLPEWVWAYNYPNNVNGECNPYTIGTPEYLANLNCDFSETPYLVANVFPTPLYEIIVCGIFFFVLWSLRKRIHTPGVLFGIYMIMAGFERFWIEKIRVNTIIHFLGMKVTQAEIISVILMLGGVALIVYAKRKNKIQTALL is encoded by the coding sequence ATGTATCCTACCTTATATGACATGTTTGCAGATTTGTTTGGAGTTCATCTCCCATTTCTGCGTGTAGTTCAATCCTTTGGTTTTTTTGTTGCCATCTCTTTTTTGCTCGCTCATTATACGATGTCTCTTGAGTTGAAGCGCAAAGAAAAAGCAGGGGTGTTGAGTGGAAAAAAGATTAAAGTAATTATTGGAAAACCCTATGCTGTGTCCGAGTATGTATTGAGCGGTTTTCTCGGTTTTTTGTTGGGATTTAAACTGTTACCAATCTTCTTTTTCAGCAGCGATATGGCAGATCCGCGTTCTTTTCTTTTGTCAGCAGAAGGAAATTGGTTGTTGGGAGGATTGAGTGCTGTTGCTGTTGTTTTATATAAAAAATACGAAGACAAGAAGCAGCGTAAAAATCCTCCTGTGGAGCAAGAGGTTTTGGAACGTCCTTATCAAATAATGGGGAATATGACGGTTATTGCGGCTGTTGCAGGCTTGATTGGAGCTAAACTGTTTCATAATCTCGAAAACTGGGATCATTTTGTTGCAGACCCTATTGGCTCTTTGCTATCATTTAGCGGGCTTACATTTTTTGGAGGATTAATATGTGGTGGTGCTGCTGTTCTTTGGTATGCAAACAAAAAAGGAGTAAAACCCTTACACATGCTTGACGTTGGAGGACCTGCTATGATGTTGGCTTATGCATCCGGTAGAATCGGGTGTCATATTTCAGGTGATGGCGATTGGGGGATTGTGAATACGGCTCCAATGCCGGCTTGGTTGTCTTGGCTTCCTGAATGGGTCTGGGCTTATAATTATCCTAACAATGTGAATGGTGAATGTAATCCATACACGATTGGAACTCCTGAGTATTTGGCAAATCTGAATTGTGATTTTTCTGAAACTCCTTATTTGGTTGCTAATGTTTTTCCAACTCCTTTATACGAAATCATCGTTTGTGGTATTTTCTTTTTTGTATTGTGGTCTTTGCGTAAACGGATTCATACTCCGGGAGTTTTATTTGGAATTTATATGATCATGGCAGGTTTTGAACGCTTTTGGATTGAAAAAATCAGGGTAAACACTATTATACACTTTTTAGGAATGAAAGTTACCCAAGCCGAAATCATCTCTGTTATACTAATGTTGGGAGGCGTTGCATTGATTGTGTATGCAAAACGAAAAAATAAGATTCAAACAGCCCTTTTATAA
- the cas9 gene encoding type II CRISPR RNA-guided endonuclease Cas9 (Cas9, originally named Csn1, is the large, multifunctional signature protein of type II CRISPR/Cas systems. It is well known even to general audiences because its RNA-guided endonuclease activity has made it a popular tool for custom editing of eukaryotic genomes.) — protein sequence MAKKNILGLDLGVSSIGFAHILEDEKLKNSEINQIGVRIISLTVDEQTNFEKGKSFSINKERTLKRGARRNLDRFKIRRKNLIEALVNANIINNNSILNEDGKQTTFSTWMLRSKAAYEKIDKDELARVFLAINKKRGYKSSRKAKNEDEGQAIDGMAVAKRLYDEQITPGQLVYQLLKEGKKSIPDFYRSDLQAEFDKVWDFQRQFYPEILTDEFYKELKGKGQRATSTLFWTKYQFNTAENKGTREEKKIQAYKWRSEAISKQLEKDEVAFVLTEINNNLNNSSGYLGAISDRSKELYFSKQTVGQYLYQQIKENRHTRLKNQVFYRQDYLDEFEKIWEVQSNYHSELTEELKTEIRDIIIFYQRKLKSQKGLISFCEFESKEVELNGKKKTIGLRVAPKSSPLFQEFKIWQNLNNILIRKKGSKKRTAKQDNQDSLFEEEKEIFTLDLETKQHLFDELNFKGNLKANKIIELLGYKPTDWEINYSELEGNRTNKALYEAYLKILDIEGYDVKDLLKVKSNKDEVELDDLNVPAIEIKKMVRDIFQTLEIDTKILEFDAELDGTAFEEQLSYQLWHLLYSYEGDNSQSGNEKLYELLEKKFGFKKEHSQILANISLSDDYGNLSSKAMRKVYPFIKENNYSTACELAGYRHSKHSLTKEEIDNRPLEDKLELLKKNSLRQPVVEKILNQMVNVVNTLIEKNRKGNPDFRFDEIRIELARELKKNAQERAEMTTNINAAKLENDKIRAIIKRDFPSVQNPTKNDIIRYKLYEELAFNAYKDLYTNTKIDYHKLFGKEYDIDHIIPQSRLFDDSFSNKVLVPRQANLDKGNKTAFDYMSTKGEGDFSKYESVVEILYMEKKISKAKYQKLFKKESEIGDGFIERDLRETQYIAKKAKEMLFKITRSVVSTSGSITDRLREDWDLVNVMKELNLPKYRSLGLTEMQERKFGKQVEVIKDWTKRNDHRHHAMDALTVAFTKHNHIQYLNYLNARKNENHKLHSNIVAIENLETEIKVDNDGNKKRVFKEPIPNFRQVAKEHLENVLISHKAKNKVVTKNKNKISGKDKAQETLTPRGQLHKETVYGKYHYYESKEEKVSTKFDVETINKVANPLYRKFLLQRLSENGNDPMKVFAGKNALSKNPIYLDEAKSKALPEIVKLVWLTEDFSIRKDITPENFKDDKLIGKIVDEGIKTIMRNRLKEYGGDPKKAFSDLDKNPIWLNKEKGISIKRVTISGVSNAEPLHYKKDHFGNFMLDENGMKIPVDYVSTGNNHHVAVYRDEKGNLQENVVSFYEAVARSNQGLPIIDKTYNQHLGWQFLFTLKQNEMFVFPNEKTGFNPNEIDLLDPKNKKEISQNLFRVQKFSKLIYGNSAVREYVFRHHLETTIDDRKELKDITFKNIKSLPNFEGIVKVRINHLGDIVSIGEY from the coding sequence ATGGCAAAAAAAAATATACTTGGACTGGATTTAGGAGTATCCTCAATAGGTTTTGCACACATCTTGGAAGATGAAAAACTAAAAAACTCTGAAATTAATCAAATAGGTGTTAGAATTATTTCACTAACTGTAGATGAACAAACCAATTTTGAAAAAGGCAAATCTTTTTCGATTAATAAAGAAAGAACCTTAAAACGTGGAGCTAGAAGAAATTTAGACCGTTTTAAAATCAGACGTAAAAATTTAATTGAAGCACTGGTTAATGCTAATATCATTAACAATAATTCTATTTTAAATGAAGATGGCAAACAAACCACTTTTTCAACTTGGATGTTACGATCAAAAGCCGCTTATGAGAAAATTGATAAAGATGAATTGGCACGTGTTTTTTTAGCTATCAATAAAAAACGAGGTTATAAAAGCAGTAGAAAAGCTAAGAACGAAGATGAAGGTCAGGCGATTGATGGAATGGCTGTTGCGAAACGGTTGTATGATGAACAGATAACGCCCGGCCAGTTGGTTTATCAGCTTTTGAAAGAAGGCAAAAAGTCAATACCTGATTTTTACAGGTCGGATTTGCAGGCTGAATTTGACAAAGTGTGGGATTTTCAAAGACAATTCTATCCTGAAATCCTTACCGATGAATTTTATAAAGAATTAAAAGGAAAAGGACAACGAGCAACTTCCACTTTGTTTTGGACAAAATATCAATTCAATACAGCCGAAAACAAAGGAACAAGAGAAGAAAAAAAGATACAGGCTTACAAATGGCGAAGTGAAGCAATTTCCAAACAATTGGAAAAAGATGAGGTCGCTTTTGTTCTGACAGAGATAAACAACAACCTTAATAATTCGAGCGGTTATCTTGGTGCAATTTCAGATCGAAGTAAGGAGTTGTATTTTAGCAAGCAGACGGTCGGTCAATATTTGTATCAGCAAATCAAGGAAAACCGTCATACACGATTGAAAAATCAAGTGTTTTATCGTCAGGATTATTTGGACGAGTTTGAGAAAATTTGGGAAGTTCAATCTAACTATCATTCAGAATTAACAGAAGAACTCAAAACAGAAATTCGGGACATCATCATCTTTTACCAAAGAAAACTGAAATCTCAAAAAGGCTTAATCAGCTTTTGCGAATTTGAGAGTAAGGAAGTTGAATTAAACGGAAAGAAAAAAACAATTGGCTTGCGTGTTGCACCAAAATCTTCGCCTTTATTTCAGGAGTTTAAGATTTGGCAAAACTTGAACAATATTTTAATCCGAAAAAAAGGAAGTAAGAAACGTACAGCAAAACAAGACAATCAGGATAGTCTTTTTGAAGAAGAAAAGGAAATATTTACGCTCGATTTAGAAACAAAGCAACATTTGTTTGATGAATTGAACTTTAAAGGCAATTTAAAAGCCAATAAAATCATTGAACTATTAGGGTACAAACCTACTGATTGGGAAATCAATTATTCTGAATTGGAGGGCAATCGAACCAATAAAGCACTTTATGAAGCCTATCTGAAAATTTTGGATATAGAGGGGTATGACGTAAAAGATTTACTGAAAGTAAAATCCAACAAAGATGAGGTTGAACTGGACGATTTGAATGTTCCTGCCATTGAAATCAAGAAGATGGTCAGGGATATTTTTCAGACATTGGAAATTGATACGAAGATTTTGGAATTTGATGCAGAGCTGGACGGAACAGCGTTTGAAGAACAGCTATCTTATCAATTGTGGCATTTATTGTATTCGTATGAAGGCGATAATTCCCAAAGTGGAAACGAAAAATTGTATGAACTGTTAGAAAAGAAATTCGGCTTCAAAAAAGAACATAGTCAGATTTTGGCTAATATTTCCTTATCTGATGATTACGGAAATCTTTCTTCCAAAGCGATGCGAAAAGTTTATCCGTTTATTAAGGAAAACAATTATAGTACGGCTTGCGAATTGGCAGGTTATCGTCATTCCAAGCATTCTTTGACCAAAGAGGAAATAGACAATAGACCATTGGAGGATAAATTGGAGTTGTTGAAAAAGAACAGTTTACGTCAACCTGTGGTGGAGAAAATTCTTAATCAAATGGTCAATGTGGTAAACACATTGATTGAGAAAAATAGAAAAGGAAATCCCGATTTCCGATTTGACGAAATCCGTATAGAATTGGCTCGTGAATTAAAGAAAAATGCACAGGAAAGAGCAGAAATGACTACGAATATCAATGCTGCAAAATTGGAGAATGATAAAATAAGAGCGATCATAAAGAGAGATTTTCCAAGTGTTCAGAATCCAACAAAAAATGATATTATAAGATATAAACTATATGAGGAATTAGCCTTTAATGCTTATAAAGATTTATATACAAATACCAAAATTGATTATCATAAGTTATTTGGAAAAGAATATGATATAGACCATATCATTCCTCAATCCCGTTTGTTTGATGACAGTTTTTCAAATAAAGTTTTAGTACCGAGACAAGCAAATTTGGATAAGGGAAACAAGACAGCATTTGATTATATGAGCACAAAAGGCGAAGGTGATTTTTCTAAGTATGAATCAGTAGTCGAAATTTTGTACATGGAAAAGAAGATTTCAAAAGCTAAATATCAAAAATTATTCAAAAAAGAGTCTGAAATCGGGGACGGATTTATAGAGCGTGATTTAAGAGAAACGCAATACATTGCCAAAAAGGCAAAAGAAATGCTGTTTAAAATTACCCGTTCAGTAGTTTCCACTTCGGGAAGTATTACAGACAGACTTCGTGAAGATTGGGACTTGGTTAATGTAATGAAAGAGCTTAATCTGCCGAAATACAGAAGTTTAGGGTTGACTGAAATGCAAGAACGGAAATTTGGAAAGCAAGTAGAAGTTATTAAAGACTGGACAAAACGGAACGACCACCGTCATCACGCTATGGACGCTTTGACGGTTGCATTTACCAAACATAATCATATTCAGTATTTGAATTACCTGAATGCACGGAAAAACGAAAATCATAAATTGCACAGCAATATAGTTGCCATTGAGAATTTGGAAACCGAAATAAAAGTGGATAATGACGGAAACAAAAAGCGTGTTTTTAAAGAACCAATACCAAACTTCCGTCAGGTAGCCAAAGAGCATTTGGAAAATGTATTGATTTCGCATAAAGCAAAAAATAAGGTAGTTACGAAAAATAAAAATAAAATTTCGGGCAAAGACAAAGCTCAAGAAACGTTAACTCCAAGAGGACAGTTGCACAAAGAAACTGTTTACGGTAAATACCATTATTACGAAAGTAAAGAAGAAAAAGTAAGCACAAAATTTGACGTTGAAACCATAAATAAAGTGGCTAACCCTCTTTATAGAAAGTTTTTATTACAAAGATTATCAGAAAATGGCAATGACCCGATGAAAGTTTTTGCAGGAAAAAATGCTTTGAGCAAAAATCCGATTTACTTGGATGAAGCAAAATCAAAAGCACTTCCTGAAATTGTAAAACTAGTATGGCTGACAGAAGATTTTTCAATTAGAAAAGATATTACCCCGGAAAATTTTAAAGATGATAAATTAATAGGTAAAATTGTTGATGAGGGAATTAAAACGATAATGAGAAATCGCTTAAAAGAATACGGAGGAGATCCCAAAAAAGCATTTTCTGATTTAGACAAAAACCCGATTTGGCTCAATAAAGAAAAGGGAATTTCAATAAAACGTGTTACAATTAGCGGTGTTAGCAATGCTGAACCTTTGCACTACAAAAAAGACCATTTTGGTAATTTTATGTTGGATGAAAATGGGATGAAAATTCCTGTTGATTATGTTAGCACTGGAAACAATCACCACGTAGCAGTTTACAGAGATGAGAAAGGAAATTTACAAGAAAATGTGGTTTCGTTCTATGAAGCTGTTGCTCGCTCTAATCAAGGATTACCAATAATTGATAAAACATATAACCAACATTTAGGCTGGCAGTTTCTATTTACCTTGAAACAAAATGAAATGTTTGTTTTCCCAAATGAAAAAACAGGATTTAACCCCAATGAAATTGATTTGTTAGACCCGAAAAATAAAAAGGAAATCAGTCAAAATTTGTTTAGGGTGCAGAAATTTTCAAAACTTATTTATGGCAATTCAGCTGTGAGAGAATATGTTTTTAGGCATCATTTAGAAACAACAATAGATGATAGGAAAGAACTAAAAGACATCACTTTCAAAAATATTAAAAGTTTACCCAATTTTGAAGGGATTGTCAAAGTACGCATCAATCATTTGGGCGATATTGTAAGTATTGGAGAATATTAA
- the mtaB gene encoding tRNA (N(6)-L-threonylcarbamoyladenosine(37)-C(2))-methylthiotransferase MtaB encodes MNRSVAFYTLGCKLNYSESSSLNQQLEKIGYTTKDFTEGPDVYVINTCSVTDHADKKCKKIVREALKYNPNAFVAVIGCYAQLKPGEIATIEGVDLVLGAAEKFNLTQHLDNITKKEKAEIAHSNIKKVVDFVPGFSGDDRTRSFLKVQDGCDYFCSFCTIPLARGSSRSLNVSDTLKVARTLAATDVKEVVLTGCNLGDFGVNHDESFLDLIRELDKVDGIMRYRISSIEPNLLKDEIIDFVANSNKFLPHFHIPLQSGSNTILKAMRRRYLRELYEEKINKIKVVMPDCAIGVDVIVGFPGETHEEFLKTYNFLNGLDVSYFHVFPYSERPNTTAWKMSDIVPVKVRGERTQQLMNLSEKKRQFFYRSCLGKTYPVLFEKEEREGKMYGFTPNYIRVEADYDPMLINEIVDVKLESINTETMHVVGTVSEYSATALKFS; translated from the coding sequence ATGAACAGGTCTGTCGCTTTTTATACTTTGGGTTGTAAGCTCAATTACTCCGAATCTTCTTCGCTCAACCAACAGCTTGAGAAAATTGGATATACAACTAAGGACTTTACTGAAGGACCTGATGTTTATGTGATTAATACTTGTTCAGTTACAGACCATGCGGATAAAAAGTGTAAGAAGATAGTGAGAGAGGCGTTGAAGTATAATCCCAACGCTTTTGTTGCGGTGATTGGTTGCTATGCGCAGTTGAAGCCCGGTGAAATTGCTACAATTGAAGGGGTTGATTTGGTGTTGGGTGCTGCTGAAAAGTTCAATCTGACACAACATTTGGATAATATCACCAAGAAAGAAAAAGCTGAAATCGCCCATTCTAATATCAAAAAAGTAGTGGACTTTGTGCCCGGATTTTCCGGAGATGACAGAACAAGGTCTTTTTTAAAAGTTCAAGACGGCTGTGATTATTTCTGTTCCTTCTGCACAATCCCATTGGCAAGAGGCAGTAGCCGCAGTCTCAATGTGAGTGATACGTTGAAAGTAGCTCGCACACTTGCAGCTACTGACGTGAAAGAAGTCGTGCTGACCGGATGTAATCTGGGAGACTTTGGTGTCAATCACGATGAGAGTTTTCTGGATTTAATTAGAGAATTGGATAAAGTAGATGGGATTATGCGTTATCGTATTTCCTCTATTGAGCCAAATTTGTTGAAAGATGAAATCATTGATTTTGTTGCCAATTCAAATAAATTTCTACCCCATTTTCATATTCCGCTTCAAAGTGGATCGAACACTATTCTCAAAGCAATGCGCAGACGTTATTTGAGAGAGTTATATGAAGAAAAAATCAACAAGATTAAAGTAGTTATGCCTGATTGTGCCATTGGAGTTGATGTTATTGTTGGTTTTCCGGGCGAAACCCACGAGGAGTTTTTAAAGACATATAATTTTTTAAATGGCTTAGATGTTAGCTACTTTCACGTATTTCCGTATTCTGAACGACCCAATACCACTGCTTGGAAAATGTCTGATATTGTGCCTGTAAAGGTAAGAGGGGAGAGGACGCAGCAGTTGATGAATCTTTCTGAAAAGAAAAGACAATTTTTCTATCGCTCATGTTTAGGCAAAACCTATCCTGTATTATTTGAAAAAGAGGAAAGAGAAGGCAAGATGTATGGGTTTACTCCCAACTACATTCGTGTTGAGGCAGACTATGACCCTATGTTAATCAACGAGATTGTGGATGTGAAATTGGAAAGTATCAATACCGAAACAATGCATGTTGTGGGCACTGTTTCGGAGTATTCAGCCACAGCACTTAAATTCAGTTGA